The following proteins are encoded in a genomic region of Galbibacter sp. BG1:
- a CDS encoding TonB-dependent receptor domain-containing protein: protein MKYCFRIIQLTFCLFSLFLEAQNSNEHHVRDNDMTSVEITNILSNDFIGKVGGSATGLLKRVSGVSFEAGNLVSFRGLSPRYTSITVDGLATPISEQKVKAFALGLIPSSAFQELDIFKSGSYVNYGEWGGATLNIETTANVNENFTNLSVNVGYQHNITFQQMVRNEDYGDFFGDYFGFGSNNRDLANDIASAAEIQNMTRSEREAEGAKLPNRWGIETVNAAPSFDIGFAFGRKLFENDDKKLSTINSLHYENATTGAHYQRARYSNYERAEGEGTAVTSSELRNYMTDGAWSTKTSLMLNSAWFFQLNDDNHFNLDISYTNQGDNQAMSRYFISPLSDKELYYTQFGLVQKTMFLTRLLGNHEFGKDTDIEWSLGFQDFNRREPDLRRAAAQRNLGTEDPYFLVIPEGSKADQGARFRSDLKDYTVSGRLDLNHDFIDDVFEIKIGFLAEVYNRTFGARLLTNVKDDFTSPELRFVPFNQLGTVFSSENFGPEGYFLNDGTTSFDTYNAQNALVASYLGFDNSWIDGKLKTSIGFRYENFRQDLATGGLDINTNIDSYLPYFNMAYRVSEKATVKANFSKSVNRPAFRELSPFQFFDFDFRANIQGNPDLQTATLSHLDISFLYAFGNNEYFSLTPFYKKIKNPIEMIYVIQADNPAFSFDNTQSAEIGGVEVEFAKFLSNNSNLVFSRLLFTGNLTYTNSVIDLGEDSNEFSTSRPLQGQVPLMANAGLTYGLKNDKGQFTVDFAYKGSALYSVGDGQETFPWYTNERGFLNAGGALNISEKMRLTFTALNLLNTELNIIEDANIDGDLSAEVDKIVQYGLTYQSYRVGVNYRF from the coding sequence ATGAAATATTGCTTCCGTATTATTCAACTTACCTTCTGTCTATTCAGCTTATTCCTTGAGGCTCAAAATAGTAATGAACATCATGTTCGAGACAACGATATGACTTCCGTGGAAATAACGAACATACTTTCCAACGATTTCATTGGCAAGGTGGGAGGAAGTGCCACAGGGCTTCTTAAAAGGGTTTCTGGTGTAAGTTTTGAAGCTGGTAATTTAGTTTCTTTTAGAGGGTTGAGTCCGCGGTACACTTCTATAACGGTAGACGGACTGGCAACGCCTATTTCAGAACAAAAAGTGAAAGCCTTTGCTTTAGGATTAATTCCGAGCAGTGCATTTCAAGAACTGGATATTTTTAAATCGGGTAGTTATGTAAATTATGGAGAGTGGGGCGGTGCTACTTTAAATATCGAAACAACAGCAAATGTAAACGAAAACTTTACCAACTTAAGTGTTAATGTAGGATATCAACACAATATTACGTTTCAACAAATGGTTAGAAATGAAGATTATGGAGATTTCTTCGGAGATTATTTTGGGTTTGGTTCCAACAATAGGGATTTGGCGAATGACATCGCATCTGCTGCAGAAATTCAAAATATGACAAGAAGTGAAAGGGAAGCGGAAGGTGCCAAACTACCCAATAGATGGGGTATTGAGACTGTAAATGCAGCTCCTTCTTTTGATATTGGTTTCGCCTTTGGACGCAAATTATTTGAAAATGACGATAAGAAATTGAGTACCATAAATTCACTTCATTATGAAAATGCTACCACGGGAGCACATTATCAAAGGGCAAGGTATTCCAATTACGAAAGGGCAGAAGGAGAGGGAACCGCTGTGACTTCTAGTGAATTGAGAAACTATATGACAGATGGTGCATGGAGTACCAAAACTTCTTTGATGCTTAATTCGGCATGGTTTTTTCAACTGAATGATGATAATCATTTTAATTTGGACATTTCTTATACCAATCAAGGTGATAATCAAGCCATGTCTCGGTATTTTATTAGTCCGCTAAGCGATAAGGAGTTATACTACACTCAATTTGGTTTGGTACAAAAAACCATGTTCTTAACCCGATTGTTGGGGAATCATGAATTTGGCAAGGATACCGATATAGAATGGTCTCTTGGGTTTCAAGATTTTAATAGAAGAGAACCCGATTTAAGAAGGGCGGCAGCTCAACGAAATTTAGGCACAGAGGATCCTTATTTTTTAGTAATTCCAGAAGGTTCCAAAGCAGACCAAGGAGCACGCTTCCGAAGCGATTTAAAAGATTATACTGTTTCCGGAAGATTAGATTTAAATCATGATTTTATAGATGATGTTTTTGAAATAAAAATAGGATTTCTTGCCGAAGTGTACAACCGAACGTTTGGCGCTCGACTGCTTACCAATGTAAAAGACGATTTTACGAGTCCGGAATTACGATTTGTACCTTTCAATCAATTGGGAACTGTTTTTTCTTCGGAAAATTTTGGACCCGAAGGTTATTTTTTAAATGATGGCACGACATCTTTTGATACCTACAACGCTCAAAACGCACTTGTAGCTAGTTATTTAGGGTTTGATAATTCATGGATTGATGGAAAATTGAAAACATCCATAGGGTTTCGATATGAAAACTTTCGGCAGGATTTAGCCACGGGGGGATTGGATATCAACACGAATATAGATAGTTATTTACCGTATTTTAACATGGCGTACCGTGTTAGCGAAAAGGCAACGGTAAAAGCTAATTTCAGTAAGTCTGTTAATCGTCCGGCTTTTCGGGAACTTTCGCCGTTTCAATTCTTCGATTTTGATTTTCGTGCCAATATTCAAGGGAATCCCGACTTGCAAACTGCCACGTTATCGCATCTCGATATTAGTTTTTTATATGCATTCGGTAATAACGAGTATTTTTCTTTGACCCCTTTCTACAAAAAAATTAAGAACCCCATAGAAATGATTTATGTGATACAGGCTGATAACCCCGCGTTTAGTTTTGATAACACTCAGTCGGCAGAAATTGGAGGTGTGGAAGTTGAGTTTGCTAAATTTCTATCCAACAACAGCAATCTTGTTTTTAGTCGGTTACTCTTTACAGGAAATCTCACTTATACCAATTCCGTAATCGATTTGGGAGAAGATTCAAACGAATTTTCAACTTCCAGACCCTTGCAGGGGCAGGTGCCGCTTATGGCGAATGCGGGACTTACTTACGGACTAAAGAATGATAAAGGGCAGTTTACCGTGGATTTTGCCTATAAAGGAAGTGCGTTGTATTCCGTTGGAGACGGACAAGAAACGTTTCCGTGGTACACCAACGAACGCGGTTTTTTAAATGCTGGGGGAGCATTGAATATTTCAGAAAAAATGAGGCTTACTTTTACGGCGCTAAATCTTTTAAATACGGAGCTGAACATTATTGAAGACGCCAATATCGATGGGGATTTAAGTGCAGAAGTGGATAAAATAGTGCAGTACGGACTAACATACCAGTCGTATCGCGTGGGGGTAAATTATAGGTTTTAG
- a CDS encoding tryptophan-rich sensory protein, whose product MEAGKKIVKRITNRWKLFSWLEIMLLAFGPTFLIFLITRNILAAIGTFLGFLLLGYLFKKPWKITEHSLSKYLDLKWQIFQDSTALLLIPSEDLSKVAVIQKQRVEKILNEHQKQIKYNGNIGYSILFCLVFVLVGFIFNKTNLLNAKNDISSKEEVEKNIEFQPTDSLQKSINPPEIVSQTVTVRFPEYTRRKSYRTQNMNIKVLKGSRVFWKLEFNNQVKSVLKENNGNKIDLDFTNGMYETSAIVAHSGFYNFRFIDTLGNTYSSKLYSLETFEDEKPVIKMEGLPHFTTFDFDGAKKISFKTIITDDYGLTNPQIIATVSKGSGESVKFREEKLSFDSNFRNGSKEVSLLKTIDLDLLDMKPGDELYFYVEVFDEKTPKPNVSRSETFFAVIKDTINNSFAVEGGMGVDLMPDYFRSQRQLIIDTEALIKQKPTLSIEKYKSESNILGYEQKMLRLKYGQFMGDENEGEMQPAESVNMEDEVSDPTDGYRHDHDHENEHNLVDEDHHDHGHEPNEEEGEDPLEAYLHNHDDPEESTLFTQSLKSKLRQAINEMWDAELHLRMGAPKKSLPYQYNALKLIQEIKNSARIYVHRIGFDPPPIKEDKRLSGELDKIKSFYEMEDFENPENYVFMRKAIAVLENRLKNGVSLTEEDREVLEQAANELAQFAIDNPSNYLTTLQILKKTIDNNSVTKNDLIQLQNGLLKAVPDVVLRPSLKKENVNDINELMLKELSIK is encoded by the coding sequence ATGGAGGCTGGAAAAAAAATAGTAAAGCGTATCACCAACCGATGGAAATTATTCTCTTGGCTGGAAATTATGCTACTCGCTTTTGGGCCTACATTTCTCATTTTTTTGATAACCCGAAATATTTTAGCTGCAATAGGAACTTTTTTAGGCTTTCTCCTTCTTGGTTACCTCTTTAAAAAGCCTTGGAAAATTACAGAGCACAGCCTTTCTAAATATTTGGATTTAAAATGGCAGATTTTTCAGGATAGCACCGCTCTTTTATTAATCCCTTCGGAAGACTTATCGAAGGTGGCCGTTATTCAAAAGCAAAGAGTCGAGAAGATTTTAAATGAACATCAAAAGCAAATAAAGTATAACGGGAATATTGGGTATTCAATTCTATTCTGTCTTGTATTTGTATTGGTAGGATTCATTTTCAATAAGACGAACCTATTGAATGCCAAAAACGATATTTCTTCAAAAGAAGAAGTAGAAAAAAATATTGAATTCCAGCCAACGGATAGTCTTCAGAAATCTATAAATCCGCCTGAAATTGTTTCGCAAACTGTAACCGTAAGATTTCCAGAATATACCAGACGGAAATCTTACCGCACTCAAAACATGAATATAAAGGTGCTAAAAGGTTCTCGTGTTTTTTGGAAACTCGAGTTTAACAACCAAGTAAAATCGGTTCTAAAAGAAAATAATGGAAATAAAATCGATTTAGATTTTACCAATGGTATGTATGAAACCTCAGCGATTGTAGCGCATTCTGGATTTTATAATTTTAGGTTTATAGATACTTTGGGGAACACGTACAGTTCTAAACTTTATTCCCTGGAAACTTTTGAGGACGAAAAGCCGGTTATAAAAATGGAAGGGTTGCCACATTTTACCACTTTTGATTTTGACGGAGCTAAAAAAATAAGTTTTAAAACCATCATTACAGATGATTACGGTTTAACAAACCCACAGATAATTGCTACGGTGAGCAAGGGTAGTGGAGAGTCGGTGAAATTTAGGGAAGAAAAACTTTCATTCGATTCCAATTTCAGAAATGGCAGTAAGGAGGTATCGTTGCTTAAAACAATAGATTTGGATTTATTGGACATGAAGCCTGGGGACGAGCTTTATTTTTACGTGGAAGTATTCGATGAGAAAACCCCGAAACCAAATGTGAGTAGAAGTGAAACATTTTTTGCGGTTATAAAAGATACGATTAACAATTCCTTTGCTGTGGAAGGTGGCATGGGCGTAGATTTAATGCCCGATTACTTTAGGAGTCAGCGTCAATTAATAATCGATACGGAAGCGCTTATCAAACAAAAGCCTACACTATCGATAGAAAAATATAAATCAGAAAGCAATATTTTAGGCTATGAACAAAAAATGCTCCGTTTAAAATACGGGCAGTTCATGGGAGATGAAAATGAGGGTGAAATGCAACCCGCAGAAAGTGTAAATATGGAAGATGAAGTTTCTGATCCAACAGATGGCTATCGCCACGATCACGACCATGAAAACGAGCATAATTTGGTCGATGAAGACCATCATGATCACGGTCATGAACCAAATGAAGAGGAAGGCGAGGATCCCTTAGAGGCCTATTTGCACAATCATGACGATCCAGAAGAATCTACTTTATTCACACAATCGTTAAAAAGTAAACTTCGCCAAGCGATAAATGAAATGTGGGATGCAGAACTACATTTACGAATGGGAGCGCCAAAAAAATCGCTACCTTATCAATACAATGCATTGAAACTCATCCAAGAGATTAAAAATAGCGCACGGATTTATGTTCATCGTATTGGTTTCGATCCGCCGCCAATAAAGGAAGATAAAAGACTTTCAGGAGAATTGGATAAAATTAAAAGCTTTTATGAAATGGAGGATTTTGAAAATCCTGAAAATTATGTTTTTATGCGGAAAGCCATTGCGGTATTGGAAAACCGGTTAAAAAATGGAGTTTCTTTAACGGAAGAAGATCGTGAAGTTTTGGAACAGGCCGCGAATGAACTGGCTCAATTTGCAATTGATAATCCGTCAAATTATTTAACTACCCTACAAATTCTCAAAAAAACGATTGATAATAACTCGGTAACCAAAAATGATTTAATACAGCTTCAAAACGGATTGTTAAAGGCGGTTCCTGATGTTGTTTTACGGCCCTCCTTGAAGAAGGAAAATGTGAACGATATTAATGAACTGATGTTGAAAGAATTATCCATAAAATAA
- a CDS encoding BatA domain-containing protein: MNFINPTYLWALLGLIVPIAIHLWSKQKVKVIKIGSIQFLEKIESKKARSIRFNELFLLFLRLLLLALLVLILANPVMNFSTERKPLLYVIEPSFLKDNSFKKVLDTLPKDKIRLLEQGFPEFDEDDLDNFKNSNPPNYWQLTKDFKLLNADSLVVFTKNLSRGLKGKRPAMGENVNWISLEDDKSNSKYIHATQIGDSLQLSKITSDYRYLSFEKTMAAINDPRLTFNSNKDSVSFTGGESFPISIQDTINVALFFDPDFQSELKYIKAALIAIFKYTGAPIALRSYEITDTTSVDTDDIQIWLSEEDAGKTKAKQLIYKSNPFSKKLIETGTEATVFYLTRRLNPENIVDKNLAEELLNWLPLVKPSEKEIEKSDLRTSPLDILKPTVKTKIEKVEKNKSVSLEWWLWLLFVITLAIERIVSKIRKQ; encoded by the coding sequence ATGAATTTTATCAACCCGACATATCTCTGGGCTTTATTAGGACTTATTGTTCCTATTGCAATTCATTTATGGAGCAAGCAAAAAGTAAAAGTCATAAAAATTGGGAGTATCCAGTTTTTAGAAAAAATAGAGTCGAAGAAGGCGAGAAGCATACGTTTTAATGAATTATTCCTATTATTTCTGAGATTGCTTCTGCTAGCACTTTTGGTGCTTATTTTGGCAAATCCTGTAATGAATTTTTCTACTGAAAGAAAGCCTCTTTTATATGTAATAGAACCTTCTTTTTTAAAGGATAACAGTTTTAAAAAGGTCTTAGACACTCTCCCAAAAGATAAAATACGCCTTTTAGAACAAGGATTTCCCGAGTTTGATGAGGATGACCTAGATAATTTTAAAAACAGCAATCCTCCAAACTATTGGCAACTTACAAAAGATTTTAAACTATTGAACGCAGATAGTTTAGTGGTTTTTACGAAGAACCTATCCCGTGGTTTAAAAGGAAAAAGACCAGCAATGGGCGAAAATGTTAATTGGATAAGCTTGGAAGACGATAAAAGTAATTCAAAATATATTCATGCGACTCAAATTGGAGATAGCTTACAATTATCCAAAATAACTAGCGATTACCGCTATTTGAGTTTCGAAAAAACAATGGCAGCTATAAACGATCCTCGTTTGACTTTCAACAGTAATAAGGATAGCGTTTCGTTTACGGGGGGTGAATCTTTCCCGATTAGCATCCAAGATACGATTAATGTAGCTTTATTTTTCGATCCAGATTTTCAATCGGAATTAAAATACATTAAAGCGGCACTAATAGCTATTTTTAAATACACAGGTGCTCCTATCGCTTTGAGAAGTTATGAAATTACAGATACTACATCAGTGGACACGGATGATATTCAAATTTGGCTTAGTGAAGAAGATGCTGGAAAAACAAAAGCCAAACAACTCATTTACAAATCAAACCCTTTTTCAAAAAAGCTTATAGAAACCGGAACAGAAGCAACTGTTTTTTACTTAACCAGACGATTAAATCCTGAAAATATAGTGGATAAAAATCTTGCGGAAGAACTTTTAAATTGGCTGCCTTTGGTTAAACCTTCTGAAAAAGAGATAGAAAAAAGCGACCTTAGAACATCTCCATTGGATATTTTAAAACCAACCGTAAAAACCAAGATAGAAAAAGTTGAAAAAAATAAAAGCGTTTCCTTAGAATGGTGGTTATGGTTGCTATTTGTAATTACTTTGGCAATAGAAAGAATAGTTTCAAAAATAAGAAAACAGTAA
- a CDS encoding DUF58 domain-containing protein, with protein MRNDYRDLLKPEIINSLSGLALISRVIVDGQVAGLNQSKRVGGGLEFSQYRGYEPGDDLRLLDWKMLARSGRYYIKQAEIDTHISVKFIIDSSKSMLHREKDLSKIDFVKVLVASIGYFAWQQGDAVSLFSLNNKKSNSLFASSQKQHFNRFLSELVELKAEGVWPKDTSEIQKIHDKNHKELIFFITDLYQDQNEISKSIKQLKTSKNEITVLHIMGGKELSFDFEGAVIFEDLESGERIKVNAKEAKDRYLNAFNQQLSEYKNNFLSNAIGYELFSLDNGLEDSIKVFLNKRIALM; from the coding sequence GTGCGCAACGATTATCGAGATTTACTAAAACCTGAAATTATAAATAGCCTTTCTGGACTTGCACTTATTTCCAGGGTTATCGTGGATGGGCAAGTTGCTGGTTTAAACCAAAGTAAAAGGGTAGGTGGCGGATTGGAATTTAGTCAGTACCGTGGGTACGAACCCGGCGATGATTTGCGTTTGTTAGACTGGAAAATGTTGGCGCGTTCTGGCCGTTACTACATAAAACAGGCAGAAATAGACACCCATATTTCGGTAAAATTTATTATCGATTCCAGTAAATCCATGCTTCATAGGGAAAAAGATTTATCAAAGATAGATTTTGTTAAAGTACTGGTAGCCTCCATTGGTTATTTTGCCTGGCAGCAAGGCGATGCAGTTAGTTTGTTCAGTTTAAACAACAAAAAGTCAAATAGTTTATTTGCAAGTTCCCAAAAGCAGCATTTCAACAGATTCCTGTCAGAATTAGTTGAATTGAAAGCGGAAGGTGTTTGGCCTAAGGATACTTCTGAAATTCAAAAAATACACGACAAAAACCATAAAGAACTAATTTTTTTTATCACTGACCTTTATCAGGATCAAAATGAAATTTCTAAAAGTATAAAGCAGTTAAAAACTTCTAAAAATGAAATTACCGTGCTCCACATTATGGGAGGCAAGGAATTGAGTTTTGATTTTGAAGGGGCTGTTATTTTCGAAGACTTGGAATCTGGGGAGCGAATAAAAGTAAACGCCAAAGAGGCTAAAGATCGTTATTTGAATGCTTTTAACCAGCAGCTTTCTGAATATAAAAATAACTTTTTATCCAATGCTATAGGTTATGAGTTGTTTTCCTTGGATAACGGTTTGGAAGATTCTATTAAAGTTTTTTTGAACAAAAGAATCGCATTAATGTAG
- a CDS encoding AAA family ATPase: MNKELEILEKEITSLTGKLGDLKNEIGKVIVGQEATVELLITALLAGGHTLLEGVPGLAKTLMIRTLADAIDLKFKRIQFTPDLMPSDIIGTEILEEDHTTGKKFFEFNKGPIFANIILADEINRTPPKTQAALLEAMQEFEVTYSGKTYPLEKPFFILATQNPIEQSGTFPLPEAQQDRFLLYLKIGYPSKTEETDILKFTTGKKTAAVNSILNGEEIMRLQALVRDIPISDSLIHYVSDLVRATRPETTAVEFVKKWVSWGAGPRAGQAMILTAKATALQNGRLAVTKKDIEAVALAVLRHRIIVNFRAEAEGISSDDVTKVLLESIAITSK; the protein is encoded by the coding sequence ATGAATAAAGAATTGGAAATACTGGAAAAAGAAATTACTTCCCTCACAGGAAAACTTGGCGATCTAAAAAATGAAATTGGTAAAGTAATCGTTGGTCAGGAAGCTACCGTGGAATTATTGATAACGGCCTTGTTGGCCGGAGGACATACCTTATTGGAGGGTGTTCCTGGACTTGCCAAAACATTAATGATTAGAACCTTGGCAGATGCCATCGATTTAAAATTTAAACGCATACAGTTTACGCCAGATCTAATGCCCTCTGATATTATTGGAACGGAAATATTGGAAGAAGACCATACTACAGGGAAGAAGTTTTTTGAATTTAATAAAGGGCCAATTTTCGCAAATATCATCCTCGCCGATGAAATTAATAGAACCCCGCCCAAAACACAGGCGGCACTGCTGGAAGCCATGCAAGAATTTGAAGTGACCTATTCGGGAAAAACCTATCCCTTAGAAAAACCATTTTTTATATTGGCTACGCAAAACCCTATTGAACAATCGGGGACATTTCCTTTGCCGGAAGCCCAACAGGACCGTTTTTTATTGTACCTTAAAATAGGATACCCTAGCAAAACTGAGGAAACGGATATTCTAAAATTCACCACAGGCAAGAAAACGGCTGCCGTTAATTCCATTCTGAACGGGGAAGAGATCATGAGGTTGCAAGCCTTAGTTAGGGATATACCAATTAGCGATTCGTTGATTCATTATGTAAGCGACCTTGTTCGCGCAACACGCCCCGAAACCACTGCAGTAGAATTTGTGAAAAAATGGGTGTCTTGGGGTGCCGGGCCACGCGCCGGACAAGCAATGATTTTAACCGCAAAAGCAACGGCGCTTCAAAATGGCAGATTAGCCGTTACCAAAAAGGATATTGAAGCGGTCGCCTTGGCTGTATTGAGACACCGAATTATTGTAAACTTTAGGGCGGAAGCAGAAGGGATTTCTTCAGATGATGTTACCAAAGTTCTTTTAGAAAGCATTGCAATTACTTCAAAATAA
- a CDS encoding DUF4159 domain-containing protein, with protein MESKFFFTRLQYESGDWDVDQRMPSNVLNSLVEYTTLPVDTKENIITLSSEDIFNCPFCYISGHKLVEFTPKEQENFKKYVNNGGFVFADDCNHDIDGLFAKSFERQMAEIFGADALVKIPNDHEIYKVFFEFEDGPPTTSQELNGWGDDLVHDYLKAIEINGRIGVLYSNKDYGCEWDYDFRNKRWYKIDNTKFAVNLVMYALTS; from the coding sequence ATGGAAAGTAAATTCTTTTTTACTAGGTTACAATACGAATCGGGAGATTGGGATGTCGATCAGCGAATGCCTTCCAATGTCTTAAATTCTTTGGTAGAATATACTACACTACCCGTAGATACTAAGGAAAATATAATAACACTTAGTAGCGAGGATATTTTTAATTGTCCTTTCTGTTACATTTCCGGTCACAAATTGGTGGAGTTTACGCCTAAAGAACAGGAAAACTTCAAAAAGTATGTAAATAATGGAGGTTTTGTTTTTGCAGATGATTGTAATCACGATATAGACGGACTTTTCGCAAAATCCTTTGAACGGCAAATGGCTGAAATTTTTGGAGCCGATGCACTTGTGAAAATACCAAATGATCATGAAATTTATAAGGTGTTTTTTGAATTTGAAGATGGTCCGCCAACAACTTCACAAGAGCTTAATGGTTGGGGTGACGATTTGGTGCACGATTACTTAAAGGCCATAGAAATAAATGGAAGGATAGGGGTTTTGTACAGCAATAAAGATTACGGTTGCGAATGGGATTATGATTTTAGGAACAAGAGATGGTATAAAATAGACAATACTAAGTTTGCCGTGAATTTAGTTATGTATGCCCTTACCTCATAA
- a CDS encoding TldD/PmbA family protein gives MAIYTKEEARKIMEKALSFSSADTCEINMSGSESGNIRYARNTVSTSGHRSNQTLVVQSSFGKKSGTATIDEFDDKSLEKVVKRAEELAKLSPENPEFMEPLGPQQYDESITYVDATAKISPEYRASVANKSIEPASVKDVTAAGFFDDRSGFSAMLNSKGLFAYNQSTNVDFTVTMRTNDGTGSGWVTRDYNDVRKFDASEASKVAIDKAVMSKEAKAIEPGKYTVILEPAASIDLLGNMAYSFDARRADEGRSFMSKDGGTKLGQKIVDERVNIYSDPLHPEVPGATWNSEGMPLKKMKWIENGVVKNLAYSRFWAKEKGVEPVPFPSNFIMDGGTASLDELIKGTKKGILVTRLWYIRSVDPQTLLYTGLTRDGTFYIENGKIKHPVKNFRFNESPIIMLNNLEALGKQVRIDGNLVPYMKIRDFTFTSLSDAV, from the coding sequence ATGGCAATATATACAAAAGAAGAAGCAAGAAAAATAATGGAGAAAGCATTAAGTTTTTCTTCAGCAGATACTTGCGAAATAAATATGAGCGGGAGCGAAAGTGGCAATATTCGTTATGCTAGAAATACAGTTTCTACTTCTGGACACCGCTCGAACCAAACGTTGGTAGTTCAATCTAGTTTTGGTAAAAAATCTGGGACGGCAACCATCGACGAATTTGATGATAAGTCGTTAGAAAAAGTAGTAAAAAGGGCAGAAGAGTTGGCTAAACTCTCTCCGGAAAATCCAGAGTTCATGGAACCCCTTGGGCCGCAACAATATGATGAATCCATAACCTATGTGGATGCAACTGCCAAAATTTCGCCAGAATATCGGGCAAGTGTAGCCAATAAAAGTATAGAACCGGCAAGTGTAAAAGATGTTACGGCCGCTGGTTTTTTCGACGATCGTTCTGGTTTTAGCGCAATGCTGAATTCTAAAGGCTTGTTTGCCTATAATCAATCCACTAATGTGGATTTCACAGTTACCATGCGAACAAACGATGGTACAGGTTCGGGATGGGTTACACGCGATTACAATGATGTACGAAAATTTGATGCTTCTGAAGCTTCTAAAGTCGCTATTGATAAGGCAGTAATGTCTAAAGAAGCAAAGGCTATAGAACCTGGTAAATACACTGTTATATTAGAGCCCGCTGCTTCCATAGACCTTTTGGGAAATATGGCTTATTCTTTCGATGCCAGAAGGGCAGATGAAGGGCGAAGTTTTATGTCTAAAGATGGAGGCACTAAACTAGGCCAGAAAATTGTAGATGAAAGGGTAAATATTTATTCAGATCCTTTACACCCAGAAGTTCCGGGAGCTACTTGGAATAGCGAAGGAATGCCGCTAAAAAAAATGAAATGGATTGAAAACGGGGTAGTTAAAAATTTAGCGTACAGCCGTTTCTGGGCCAAAGAAAAAGGGGTAGAACCCGTTCCTTTCCCTTCTAATTTTATTATGGATGGCGGTACGGCCTCTTTAGATGAGCTCATAAAAGGTACCAAAAAAGGAATTTTGGTGACACGTTTATGGTACATTAGAAGTGTAGATCCACAAACGCTACTTTACACTGGATTAACAAGAGATGGTACGTTCTATATCGAGAACGGAAAAATAAAGCATCCGGTTAAGAATTTCAGATTCAATGAGAGTCCCATTATTATGCTGAATAATTTGGAAGCACTTGGAAAACAAGTTCGAATTGATGGGAATTTGGTTCCGTACATGAAAATAAGGGATTTCACCTTTACGAGTTTATCAGACGCTGTATAA